A region of the Stieleria neptunia genome:
TCAGCTTGCGGCCACGGGCTGACGATCGTTGATGGCACGGAGTCCTCCGCTACAGTCATCTCCGAAAACCTCACGGACCGGGTACACGACGTGCCCGGTCGCGAACGCTCGCGAAGGTAGAGCTGTTACACCCGCTCTGCCACACGCAACTTGGCACTGCGAGACCGCGCATTGACCGCGACCTCTTCCTGACTGGGACGCAATGGCTTCTTGGTCAACACGTTCCAGCGATCGTCGTCGCGGAATGCATTCTTGACGATCCGGTCTTCCAGCGAGTGAAAACTGATCACCGCCAGTCGGCCGCCCGACGACAACCACTCGGGCGCCTGCTCCAACGTGCGAGTGAGAATCTCCAACTCTTCATTGACGGCGATCCGCAACGCTTGAAACGTCCGCGTCGCCGGATGGATGTCGTGATGCTTGCCGCGCGGGACACAACGACGACAAATTTCAACAAGCGCCGCCACCGTCCGCACCGGTTCACGACGCTTGGCCCGCGCCACAATCTCCCGCGCGATCCGTCGACTGAACCGTTCTTCGCCGAATTGGTAGATCGCGTCGGCAATCGCCTTTTCGTTGTTCCTGGCCAACCATTCACTGGCCGGAATTCCGTTCTCCGGATCAAACCGCAAATCGAGCGGACCGTCGTGCTGAAAACTGAACCCACGATCCCGATCGGCCAACTGATCACTCGACAGCCCCAGGTCCAACACCATCGCATCGGCGTACTCCAGCCCGCTGGCCTCGAGCGCCTTGGCGGCCTGCTCGTAACTGCCCAAGAACACCGACAAGCGATCCACCGCAGGTTCGGATTCGACGCGGGCGAGCACTGCCGGATCGCGATCAAGCCCGATCACCATCCCACCGTCGCCGACCACATCCAACAACAGACGCGAATGACCGCCGGCCCCGTAGGTCCCATCGATCACGATCCTTGGAGAACATTCACTCACCCCATGAACGATCTCGTCGGGCATCACCGAGACATGGCAGGGGCTGTTTTCGTTTGGTTCAGGCACGGGTGTCAGACCGTTGGAAGAAATCTTGGTTGTACGACGGCCCTTCCGGGCCGTCGCTCGTGCGGCTCCGCACGACGCCCCGGAAGGGGCGTCGTACTGCCCCTTTTCTGGTAGCGGTAGGGTCTCAGCCTTGTTCCCAGGCTCCGCCCGGGAACTCACGGTCTTGAAGGCTCCGCCTTCCGAGTGCACCGGCAGAGCCGGCGGTGCATTGCGTTCCCAGGCAGAGCCTGGGAACGAGTCGTGACGGAAGAAGTTTTCTGCTAGCCACCCGTCACGCACAGCGTGACCTACTTACTACGCGTTGACTGAACAGTGCAGGGCGGCTTCCATGTTGCCGGCAACTTCCTTCAAACGCGCCAGGTCACCACCGCCGACTTCGGCTGCGCACCAACCCTTGAACCCGATTTCTCGCAACGCCGCTTCGACCGCGGGCCAATCGACATCGCCTTCGGTGATCTTGGTGAACTTGTTCTCGGCTCTTGAAAACCCTTTGATGTCCAGCTTTTTAATCCGCGGCCCAAGGTCTCGCACCCACTGTGCCACGTCACCATACTTCCAATGATTGCCGAGGTCGAATTGCAACCCGACCAAGGGCGAGTCGAACTGGTCGATGTACTCAGCCAGCGGCTCGACCGACTGATCGCTTCCGCCGGCGTGGTCATACAAGAAATGGTTCCAAACGTTTTCGACCAGGATCGCGACGTTGTGTTTTTCGGCGGTCGGCAACGCGGCGCGAATATTGTCACTGGAGCGCTGGTTCACCTCTTCAACGGTGCCGTCTTTGCCATGACCGACGACCAACAGACAGGAATCACCGCCGACCGCTGCGGTCTCTTCGATGCCACGCTTGAGATTGTCCAGTGCCTGGGCGCGGACCGCGGCATCAGGATCGCTGTGCCGAATGTTCCAGTGCGTGCCGCCCACGCTGCCGTCGACGATCAATCCCGACGCCTTGGACGCCTGGTTGACTTCATCGACATCGATTCCGGGAACGTTGACCTCGACACCTTCAAATCCCGCTTCTTTGGCCGCCCGAAATTTGTCCTCCAGCGAACCCTTGACTCCGATCATCCCGATCTTCAGCGTCTTGCGCAACCAATCGTGTCCGTCGCCGGATTCGGCAGACAGCGCCGCCGATCGCGTCGTCGCGGAAAGGCCAACCGCCCCGAAGGCAGCCAGGGTTTGAATTGCAGTACGTCGTCGCATCTCGAATATCCTCGTCGTGGATTGGGGCGTTTAGGCGCTGGGTGCATCAGTGGGATAGGGCTCCACATCTTTGCCGCTTGCTGCTGACTCGATTCTACTCGGCTTTCTTGGCCAGGCTACGCAAATGCAGTTCGGTCAACTGGTCTTGGTCGACCGCCCCGGGAGCCTCGGTCATCAAGTCCGACGCCTTTTGC
Encoded here:
- the rsmH gene encoding 16S rRNA (cytosine(1402)-N(4))-methyltransferase RsmH produces the protein MTPVPEPNENSPCHVSVMPDEIVHGVSECSPRIVIDGTYGAGGHSRLLLDVVGDGGMVIGLDRDPAVLARVESEPAVDRLSVFLGSYEQAAKALEASGLEYADAMVLDLGLSSDQLADRDRGFSFQHDGPLDLRFDPENGIPASEWLARNNEKAIADAIYQFGEERFSRRIAREIVARAKRREPVRTVAALVEICRRCVPRGKHHDIHPATRTFQALRIAVNEELEILTRTLEQAPEWLSSGGRLAVISFHSLEDRIVKNAFRDDDRWNVLTKKPLRPSQEEVAVNARSRSAKLRVAERV
- a CDS encoding sugar phosphate isomerase/epimerase family protein, producing MRRRTAIQTLAAFGAVGLSATTRSAALSAESGDGHDWLRKTLKIGMIGVKGSLEDKFRAAKEAGFEGVEVNVPGIDVDEVNQASKASGLIVDGSVGGTHWNIRHSDPDAAVRAQALDNLKRGIEETAAVGGDSCLLVVGHGKDGTVEEVNQRSSDNIRAALPTAEKHNVAILVENVWNHFLYDHAGGSDQSVEPLAEYIDQFDSPLVGLQFDLGNHWKYGDVAQWVRDLGPRIKKLDIKGFSRAENKFTKITEGDVDWPAVEAALREIGFKGWCAAEVGGGDLARLKEVAGNMEAALHCSVNA